From a single Sediminibacterium sp. KACHI17 genomic region:
- a CDS encoding ATP-dependent Clp protease proteolytic subunit — protein sequence MIHSKYINPYLMEDEEENEPKEDKQEQAGFMMKKMEKLFFEKRAVYLWGPVEDKSARDVVSKLLLLDADKPGEEIKFYINSPGGVVTSGMVIYDTIKMIQSPVSTICMGLAASMGSILLSAGAKGKRFIYPHGEVMIHQPSIGGYFQATSADIEIHAEQIRKTKELGAKILADNCGKTVDQIMKDFDRDYWMNATEAVEYGIVDAVLSKI from the coding sequence ATGATACACTCAAAATACATTAACCCCTACCTCATGGAAGATGAGGAAGAGAATGAACCGAAAGAGGATAAACAAGAGCAGGCCGGATTTATGATGAAGAAAATGGAGAAACTGTTCTTTGAAAAAAGAGCTGTTTACTTGTGGGGACCTGTTGAAGACAAATCTGCACGTGATGTCGTTAGCAAGTTATTGTTACTCGATGCCGATAAGCCTGGTGAAGAGATCAAATTTTATATCAATAGCCCAGGCGGAGTTGTAACCAGTGGCATGGTGATTTATGATACCATCAAAATGATCCAGAGTCCGGTGAGTACCATTTGCATGGGATTGGCAGCAAGTATGGGTTCTATTTTATTGAGTGCAGGAGCCAAAGGAAAAAGATTCATTTATCCGCATGGAGAAGTAATGATCCATCAACCAAGTATTGGTGGTTATTTCCAGGCTACCAGTGCAGATATTGAAATTCATGCTGAGCAGATCCGTAAAACCAAGGAACTGGGTGCAAAGATCTTAGCTGATAATTGCGGAAAAACGGTGGATCAGATCATGAAAGATTTTGACCGTGATTATTGGATGAATGCTACTGAAGCCGTTGAATATGGCATTGTAGACGCTGTTTTGTCCAAAATTTAA
- the clpX gene encoding ATP-dependent Clp protease ATP-binding subunit ClpX — protein sequence MAKSNHLHCSFCGRNRDEVKILIAGQEGHICENCVEHAQEIIVQELNSKSESNSGNSGFKLNVRKPSEIKKFLDEYVIGQDDAKKVLSVAVYNHFKRVTQKQQQDDVEIEKSNIIMVGETGTGKTLLAKTIARLLNVPFAIVDATVFTEAGYVGEDVESMLTRLLQNCNYDVAAAERGIVYVDELDKIARKGDNPSITRDVSGEGVQQGLLKMLEGTEVLVPPQGGRKHPEQKMIKVDTKNILFICGGAFDGIDKVIARRVNTNAIGFSVNKEEQEMQRKNLLQFVNAQDLKTFGLIPELLGRLPVVTHLNPLDQETLRSILTEPKNSLIKQYTRLFELEGIELIIDTEVLDFMVSKALEYKLGARGLRSICEGILTDAMFELPGSDVKQLHVTKAYAEQMFGKSKLSALKVA from the coding sequence ATGGCAAAATCAAATCATTTACATTGTTCTTTCTGCGGCAGAAACCGCGATGAAGTGAAGATCCTCATAGCAGGACAGGAAGGGCATATCTGTGAGAATTGTGTAGAGCATGCACAGGAGATCATTGTACAGGAACTGAATAGTAAATCTGAAAGTAATTCCGGAAACTCAGGCTTTAAACTGAATGTGCGCAAGCCCTCTGAGATCAAGAAGTTTCTCGATGAATATGTGATCGGACAAGATGATGCTAAAAAAGTATTATCGGTAGCGGTATACAATCACTTCAAACGTGTTACACAAAAACAGCAACAGGATGATGTTGAAATCGAGAAGAGCAATATCATCATGGTTGGTGAGACGGGTACAGGTAAAACCTTATTGGCAAAAACCATTGCGCGTTTATTGAACGTTCCTTTCGCCATTGTTGATGCAACCGTATTTACCGAAGCGGGTTATGTGGGTGAAGATGTAGAGAGTATGCTGACCCGTCTGCTTCAAAATTGCAACTATGATGTGGCTGCTGCAGAACGAGGTATTGTATATGTAGATGAGTTGGATAAGATCGCCCGCAAAGGCGATAACCCCTCTATTACCCGTGATGTGAGCGGCGAAGGTGTTCAACAAGGATTACTCAAAATGCTCGAAGGCACTGAAGTATTGGTACCACCACAAGGCGGAAGAAAACATCCGGAGCAAAAAATGATCAAAGTAGATACGAAGAATATTCTTTTTATATGCGGAGGTGCTTTTGATGGTATCGATAAAGTGATCGCTCGAAGAGTGAACACCAATGCTATCGGATTCAGCGTGAATAAAGAAGAACAGGAAATGCAACGTAAGAACCTGTTACAATTTGTAAACGCTCAAGATTTGAAAACATTCGGATTGATTCCTGAATTATTGGGACGTTTACCGGTAGTAACACATCTCAATCCGCTGGATCAGGAAACATTGAGAAGCATTCTTACTGAACCTAAAAACTCGCTGATCAAACAATACACCCGTTTATTTGAACTGGAAGGTATTGAGTTGATCATTGATACAGAAGTACTCGATTTTATGGTTAGTAAAGCACTCGAATACAAATTGGGAGCGCGTGGCTTACGCAGTATCTGCGAAGGTATCCTCACCGATGCCATGTTTGAACTACCCGGCAGTGATGTAAAGCAACTGCATGTCACCAAAGCATATGCAGAGCAAATGTTTGGTAAGAGTAAGTTGAGCGCCTTGAAAGTAGCGTAA
- a CDS encoding MmcQ/YjbR family DNA-binding protein codes for MNIESLRDFVLSFADVEETTPFGPDTLVYKVNGKIFFLMGLDNDPLQFNVKCDPDEAVELRERYPQSVLPGYHMNKKHWNTIVIDGVLSSKQLKGFIEASYRLVRK; via the coding sequence ATGAACATTGAATCGCTACGAGACTTTGTCCTTTCTTTTGCTGATGTGGAAGAGACCACCCCTTTTGGTCCTGACACCTTGGTATATAAGGTGAATGGGAAAATATTTTTCTTGATGGGATTGGATAATGATCCACTTCAATTCAATGTAAAATGTGATCCGGATGAAGCGGTGGAATTAAGAGAAAGGTATCCTCAATCCGTACTTCCCGGTTATCATATGAATAAGAAACATTGGAATACCATAGTCATAGACGGAGTCTTATCATCAAAACAACTCAAAGGTTTTATAGAAGCTTCTTATCGATTGGTGAGGAAGTGA
- a CDS encoding 2-oxoacid:acceptor oxidoreductase subunit alpha, translated as MERKEALLQDVVIKFAGDSGDGMQLTGQQFTNNTALLGIDLATFPDFPAEIRAPIGTLPGVSGFQLRFSSDRVFTPGDLCDVLVAMNAAALKVNLKSIKPGGKIIANIDGFDAKNLRLANYPDGVNPLEDGSLDGFELTKVDVTKLTREALKEFTELGTKERDRAKNMFVLGLLYWMYNRSLDNTIDFLKEKFGKKDVILQSNIKVLQAGYNYGDTTEAFTTRYKVEKAKMKPGVYRSIMGNQALAMGLIAASEKSGLSIFLGTYPITPASDILHELSKYKSFGVRTFQAEDEIAGITAAIGASYGGSLGVTTTSGPGMALKTEAMGLAVMLEIPLLIVNIQRGGPSTGLPTKTEQSDLLQAYYGRNGECPMPVIASSTPSDCFDVAFEAVRIAVQHMTPVILLSDGYIANGAEPWRFPTSADLKPIEVQFKKGLADGEEKFMPYKRDEKLVRPWAVPGTPGLEHRIGGLEKQDVTGNVNYEPENHQHMVKTRQAKVDKIADYIPLQTLDSGPEKGKILVLGWGSTYGAIKSAVQELQAEGHAISHAHIRYLRPFPKNLGEMIGNFEKVLIPEINNGQLIKIIRDQYLVDAQGYNKIMGVPITKGELVDALKKML; from the coding sequence ATGGAAAGAAAAGAAGCGCTTTTACAAGATGTGGTCATCAAATTTGCGGGTGATAGTGGGGATGGTATGCAGTTGACCGGACAGCAGTTTACCAATAATACAGCCTTATTAGGGATTGATCTGGCAACCTTCCCTGATTTCCCTGCGGAGATACGTGCTCCGATCGGTACCCTGCCTGGTGTGAGTGGTTTCCAGTTGCGTTTTTCTAGTGATCGTGTATTTACGCCGGGTGATCTTTGTGATGTATTGGTGGCAATGAATGCTGCTGCTTTGAAAGTGAACTTGAAAAGTATCAAACCGGGTGGTAAGATCATTGCCAATATTGATGGTTTTGATGCCAAGAATCTTCGTCTGGCCAATTATCCTGATGGCGTAAATCCTTTGGAAGATGGTAGTCTGGATGGCTTTGAACTGACCAAAGTAGATGTTACCAAGCTTACCCGTGAAGCGTTGAAAGAATTCACAGAGTTAGGTACGAAAGAGAGAGATCGTGCTAAAAACATGTTTGTTCTCGGACTGCTGTATTGGATGTATAATCGCAGTCTCGATAATACCATCGATTTTCTCAAAGAGAAATTTGGAAAGAAGGATGTGATCCTGCAGAGTAATATCAAAGTATTACAAGCAGGCTATAATTATGGTGATACCACTGAAGCATTCACTACTCGTTATAAAGTGGAGAAGGCAAAGATGAAACCCGGTGTGTATCGTAGTATCATGGGTAATCAGGCATTGGCAATGGGATTGATCGCCGCGAGTGAGAAAAGTGGGTTATCTATTTTCCTTGGAACTTATCCAATCACACCTGCTTCAGATATTTTACATGAGCTGAGTAAATACAAGTCTTTTGGTGTTCGCACATTTCAGGCAGAAGATGAGATTGCAGGAATCACTGCAGCCATCGGTGCCAGCTATGGTGGATCATTAGGTGTAACAACAACATCCGGACCAGGCATGGCTTTGAAAACAGAAGCAATGGGTTTGGCCGTGATGCTTGAGATCCCTTTATTGATCGTGAATATTCAAAGAGGCGGACCATCAACTGGTTTACCAACGAAAACAGAACAGAGTGATCTGTTGCAAGCCTATTATGGCAGAAACGGGGAATGTCCCATGCCTGTGATCGCATCTTCCACACCGAGTGATTGTTTTGATGTTGCTTTTGAAGCAGTGCGTATTGCTGTACAACATATGACACCGGTGATCTTATTAAGTGATGGATATATCGCGAATGGCGCTGAACCATGGCGCTTCCCTACCAGTGCGGATCTGAAACCCATTGAAGTACAATTCAAGAAAGGATTGGCAGACGGAGAAGAAAAATTCATGCCGTATAAACGTGATGAAAAACTGGTTCGTCCGTGGGCTGTTCCCGGCACACCCGGATTAGAGCATCGTATCGGCGGATTAGAGAAGCAGGATGTTACAGGTAATGTAAACTACGAACCGGAGAATCACCAGCATATGGTGAAAACACGTCAGGCCAAAGTAGATAAGATCGCAGACTATATTCCTTTACAAACGTTAGATAGTGGTCCTGAAAAAGGAAAAATATTGGTGCTGGGTTGGGGTTCTACCTATGGTGCCATCAAAAGTGCTGTACAGGAATTACAAGCTGAGGGACATGCTATCAGTCATGCACATATTCGCTACTTACGTCCATTCCCTAAAAATCTGGGTGAGATGATCGGTAATTTTGAAAAAGTACTGATACCTGAGATCAATAACGGACAACTCATCAAGATCATCCGCGATCAATACTTGGTTGATGCCCAAGGATATAATAAGATCATGGGTGTACCTATTACAAAAGGTGAATTGGTGGATGCGCTGAAGAAGATGTTATAG
- a CDS encoding Bax inhibitor-1/YccA family protein translates to MALFKSGNPTLTEKMFNKSLQAEADMQGTMSVRGTINKFGFMMLMVIAGAAYTWNLFEQLNEGLMYTLMIVGAIGGLITALIISFKPTWARFLAPAYGILEGFFIGGISAVMNAAFADKYPGLIMQAVGLTFGVAIAMFLLYNFRIINATQKFKSVVIGATLGIGIFYLITMVLRLFGVNVSFMYDSSWLSIGISLFVVSIAALNLIMDFDMIEQGSEMGAPKHMEWYGAFGLMVTIVWLYIEILRLLSKLGSRD, encoded by the coding sequence ATGGCTCTATTTAAATCGGGTAACCCTACCCTTACGGAAAAAATGTTCAACAAAAGTCTGCAGGCGGAAGCCGATATGCAGGGAACCATGAGTGTTCGTGGCACCATCAACAAATTTGGTTTCATGATGCTGATGGTCATCGCAGGCGCCGCTTATACGTGGAACCTGTTCGAACAACTCAATGAAGGACTGATGTACACCTTAATGATCGTAGGTGCTATCGGTGGACTGATCACTGCTTTGATCATTTCTTTTAAACCTACCTGGGCACGTTTTCTGGCGCCTGCATATGGTATTCTAGAAGGCTTTTTCATCGGTGGTATTTCCGCTGTGATGAATGCTGCTTTTGCTGATAAATATCCTGGATTGATCATGCAGGCCGTGGGACTCACTTTCGGTGTGGCCATTGCAATGTTCTTGTTGTATAATTTCCGTATCATCAATGCTACCCAGAAATTCAAATCAGTGGTTATCGGTGCAACACTGGGTATTGGTATCTTTTATCTTATCACGATGGTACTCCGTTTATTTGGTGTGAATGTAAGCTTCATGTATGATAGCAGTTGGTTAAGTATTGGTATCAGCTTATTTGTAGTATCAATTGCGGCACTGAACCTGATCATGGATTTTGATATGATTGAACAGGGCTCCGAAATGGGTGCCCCAAAACATATGGAATGGTATGGCGCATTCGGTTTGATGGTCACTATTGTGTGGCTGTACATCGAAATCCTGCGTCTGTTGAGTAAACTTGGCAGTAGAGATTAG
- a CDS encoding dehydrogenase E1 component subunit alpha/beta: MEFHRKSLSDAELIYIYRNILLPRMIEEKMLVLLRQGKISKWFSGIGQEAIAVGSTLALQKDEWIMPLHRNLGVFTSRQMGLEKLFKQWQGNKDGYSNGRERSFHFGSKPHYICGMISHLGPQLALADGVALAYKLRQDNKVSLAYSGDGGTSEGDFHEALNVAAVWELPVIFVIENNGYGLSTPVNEQYRCESLVDKAAGYGMEGVRIDGNNILEVYDTIRGVRDYCIQNQKPYLIECMTFRMRGHEEASGTKYVPQELFEEWGKKDPVKNYEQYLISEGVLNEMQVADIRHEFKEYIESELKSAFEAEAIVPNSEEELKDVYAKKSMAHGPSTMDLNIEGPVLTIDYSQLVKPEKRFVDAIQEGLRMSMEKHENLILMGQDIAEYGGAFKITEGFVQQFGKARVRNTPLCESAIVGTALGLSLEGFKSMMEMQFADFVSVGFNQIVNNLAKIHYRWGQNADVVIRMPTGGGVGAGPFHSQSNEAWFTHVPGLKVVYPSNPQDAKGLLIAAINDPNPVLFFEHKALYRSVSGAVPEIYYETPIGKAAVTKEGTDITVITYGSGVHWALEYQEQHPDVSLHILDLRTLLPLDLEGIRAAVAKTGKVLILHEDTLTGGIGGEVSAWISEHCFELLDAPVMRCASLDTPVPFNMELEKNFMAKNRINEFVRKLEKY; encoded by the coding sequence ATGGAATTTCATCGCAAATCATTGTCAGACGCTGAACTGATCTATATCTACCGTAATATTCTCCTTCCACGCATGATCGAAGAAAAAATGCTGGTATTACTCCGACAAGGTAAGATCAGTAAATGGTTCAGTGGCATTGGACAGGAGGCGATCGCAGTGGGAAGTACACTTGCTTTACAAAAAGATGAATGGATCATGCCATTGCATCGGAATCTAGGCGTTTTCACCAGCAGACAAATGGGGCTGGAGAAATTATTCAAACAATGGCAAGGCAATAAAGATGGTTATAGCAATGGTCGTGAACGTAGTTTTCATTTTGGTAGTAAGCCACACTATATCTGCGGCATGATCTCTCACCTAGGACCTCAGTTGGCATTGGCAGATGGTGTTGCATTGGCTTACAAACTCAGACAAGACAATAAAGTATCCCTTGCTTATTCAGGAGATGGAGGAACAAGTGAAGGAGATTTTCATGAAGCGCTCAATGTAGCCGCTGTGTGGGAACTGCCGGTCATATTTGTGATCGAGAACAATGGATATGGGTTGAGTACCCCGGTGAATGAACAGTACCGTTGTGAAAGTCTGGTTGATAAAGCTGCAGGTTATGGCATGGAAGGTGTGCGTATTGATGGCAATAATATTTTAGAAGTGTATGATACCATCAGAGGTGTTCGAGACTATTGTATACAAAATCAAAAGCCTTATCTGATAGAATGCATGACCTTCCGTATGCGTGGTCATGAAGAAGCCAGCGGTACCAAATATGTACCTCAAGAGCTATTTGAAGAATGGGGTAAGAAAGATCCCGTTAAAAATTATGAGCAATACCTCATATCAGAAGGCGTACTGAATGAAATGCAAGTAGCTGATATCAGACATGAATTCAAAGAATACATAGAATCTGAACTCAAATCCGCCTTCGAAGCAGAAGCCATTGTTCCGAACAGTGAAGAAGAATTGAAAGATGTCTATGCAAAAAAGTCTATGGCCCATGGACCATCGACCATGGACTTAAACATTGAAGGACCTGTACTTACTATCGACTACTCACAACTCGTCAAACCCGAAAAACGTTTCGTTGATGCCATACAGGAAGGATTACGCATGAGTATGGAAAAACATGAGAACCTGATTTTGATGGGACAAGATATTGCCGAGTATGGAGGAGCATTTAAAATAACTGAAGGTTTTGTTCAGCAGTTTGGCAAAGCTCGTGTACGAAACACTCCATTATGCGAGAGTGCTATTGTGGGAACAGCATTGGGATTGAGTTTGGAAGGATTCAAGAGTATGATGGAAATGCAGTTTGCTGATTTTGTGAGTGTGGGATTCAATCAGATCGTAAACAATCTTGCCAAGATACATTATCGCTGGGGGCAAAATGCGGATGTAGTGATTCGTATGCCCACAGGTGGTGGTGTAGGCGCTGGACCTTTTCACTCACAAAGTAATGAAGCCTGGTTTACACATGTACCCGGATTAAAAGTAGTGTACCCATCCAATCCCCAAGATGCAAAAGGATTATTGATCGCAGCGATCAATGATCCCAATCCGGTATTGTTTTTTGAACACAAAGCATTGTACAGAAGTGTGAGTGGAGCGGTGCCAGAGATCTATTATGAAACTCCGATCGGGAAGGCCGCTGTAACAAAAGAAGGAACCGATATTACTGTGATCACTTATGGATCGGGTGTGCATTGGGCATTGGAATACCAAGAACAACATCCGGATGTTTCACTACACATACTAGACCTAAGAACCTTATTACCATTAGATCTTGAAGGCATTCGTGCAGCTGTGGCGAAAACCGGAAAAGTATTGATACTACATGAAGATACCCTCACCGGAGGTATTGGTGGTGAAGTGAGTGCATGGATCAGCGAGCATTGCTTTGAATTATTGGATGCTCCTGTCATGCGTTGTGCATCATTAGATACACCAGTGCCTTTCAATATGGAACTTGAGAAGAATTTTATGGCAAAGAATAGAATAAATGAGTTTGTACGTAAACTTGAGAAATATTGA
- a CDS encoding serine hydrolase domain-containing protein — translation MKKIHFILTYFFIPLLGFAQSRQAYQPPAFKDNNRLEKIKPYFPIIEKIYREHAEKNHFPGYSFGVVMDGALVFSGYGGQADASSKNPVNAQTMFRIASMSKSFTAMAILKLRDEGKLRLDDAVEQYIPELKGQQLTKDAPIITIRDLMTHSAGFPQDDPWGDRQLADTEEELLEVIKKGLHFSNVPGLRYEYSNLGFTMLGYIIHKVSGKPYSTYIKENIWQPLGMTQAEWEYSKVDPAQLAKGHRWINNQWIDEPLLHDGIYGSMGGMITSMESFSKYIAFHLNAWPPSNLDEQGPVKRSTVREMHQPWRYSGLNAQYRYPSGRACATASAYAYGLRWTNDCEGRTAVGHSGGLPGFGSNWLMLPEYGIGVAFFANVTYAPTADPNIQVLDTLIRAAQLEPRVLPPSDLLLKAQKDLLMLLPDWKNAKNAPLFAENFFLDKPIEDLIKECRQIFNAVGNIIHVDDIVPLNQLRGQVTLQCENGDIQIFFTLTPTNPAQIQDFRIRRVQRGR, via the coding sequence ATGAAAAAGATACATTTCATACTGACTTATTTCTTTATCCCACTTCTCGGATTCGCTCAATCTCGTCAAGCTTATCAACCTCCAGCCTTTAAAGACAATAATCGTTTAGAAAAAATAAAACCCTATTTCCCGATCATTGAAAAAATCTATCGTGAACATGCGGAAAAAAATCACTTTCCGGGATACAGTTTTGGCGTAGTCATGGATGGTGCTTTAGTATTTTCAGGATATGGTGGACAGGCAGATGCGAGTTCAAAAAATCCGGTGAATGCGCAAACCATGTTTCGTATTGCGTCAATGTCAAAGAGTTTCACCGCTATGGCCATTCTGAAATTAAGAGATGAAGGCAAACTCAGATTAGATGATGCAGTAGAACAATATATCCCTGAATTGAAAGGTCAGCAGCTTACAAAAGATGCTCCTATTATTACTATCAGAGATCTGATGACCCACTCAGCCGGTTTTCCGCAAGATGACCCATGGGGTGACCGTCAACTTGCCGATACGGAAGAAGAGTTATTGGAAGTGATCAAAAAAGGATTACACTTTTCCAATGTTCCCGGATTGCGTTATGAATACAGCAATCTTGGTTTTACCATGTTGGGATATATCATTCACAAAGTATCCGGCAAACCTTATAGCACTTATATCAAAGAAAATATCTGGCAACCATTGGGTATGACACAGGCTGAATGGGAATATAGTAAAGTAGATCCTGCCCAACTGGCAAAAGGTCATCGTTGGATCAATAACCAATGGATCGATGAACCCTTGTTGCATGATGGCATCTATGGTTCCATGGGTGGCATGATCACTTCCATGGAATCATTCAGCAAATACATTGCTTTTCATTTAAATGCATGGCCCCCCTCTAATTTAGATGAACAAGGTCCGGTAAAACGGAGTACCGTTAGAGAAATGCACCAGCCCTGGCGTTATAGTGGACTGAATGCGCAATACCGTTACCCCAGTGGAAGAGCCTGTGCAACTGCATCAGCCTATGCATATGGTTTGCGATGGACCAATGATTGCGAAGGCAGAACGGCTGTCGGACATAGCGGCGGCTTACCCGGCTTTGGCAGTAATTGGCTTATGTTACCAGAGTATGGTATAGGTGTCGCTTTTTTTGCAAATGTCACTTATGCCCCTACTGCAGATCCGAATATTCAAGTATTAGATACATTGATCAGAGCTGCTCAACTAGAACCACGCGTATTACCACCTTCCGATCTACTTCTTAAAGCACAAAAGGACTTGCTCATGCTTTTACCAGATTGGAAGAATGCAAAAAACGCTCCCCTCTTTGCAGAAAACTTCTTTCTCGATAAACCGATTGAAGATTTGATCAAAGAGTGCCGACAGATCTTTAATGCTGTCGGTAATATCATCCATGTAGATGATATCGTTCCCCTGAATCAACTACGTGGACAGGTGACCCTGCAATGCGAAAATGGAGACATCCAGATTTTCTTTACCCTAACGCCCACCAATCCCGCCCAAATACAGGACTTTAGGATTAGAAGAGTGCAAAGGGGAAGATAA
- a CDS encoding porin — protein sequence MKPVYGAIICLLWIQTGFTQSLSEAVKSTSKPTTEKKWFENFSIRGYVQARYNRLLETNPNLGNEQGDRSWGKGGGFFLRRMRVILFGQISKQVYFYIQPDFASSASSTNLHYGQLRDAYFDLGVDKKNEFRFRIGQSKIPYGFENMQSSQNRLPLDRNDALNSAVANERDIGAFFYWAPTEQRELFSSLVRDGLKGSGDYGVFAFGVYNGQTANRPEQNDKLHVVTRFSYPMKIGDQIIEPGIQAYTGQYVVTRDQISAGTKFRADRNYLDQRAAATFVLYPKPFGILTEYTIGKGPEFNPATDSIETRSLHGGYITLSYMLKNKEQVYIPFIRAQYYNGGKKHELDARSHRVRELEIGVEWQPVKQFELVAMYTISSRRYEDFTLQNNLQRGNLLRLQAQINF from the coding sequence ATGAAACCAGTTTACGGGGCGATCATTTGCTTGCTATGGATCCAGACTGGCTTTACGCAATCACTGAGTGAAGCAGTGAAGTCGACCTCCAAACCAACTACTGAAAAGAAATGGTTTGAGAATTTCTCGATCCGGGGTTATGTACAAGCCCGTTATAATCGTTTACTGGAAACCAATCCCAATCTGGGTAATGAACAGGGTGACCGTAGCTGGGGAAAAGGCGGCGGTTTTTTTCTTCGCCGGATGCGCGTGATACTTTTTGGACAAATCAGCAAACAAGTTTACTTCTATATCCAACCTGACTTTGCGAGTTCGGCTTCTTCTACCAACCTACATTATGGTCAGTTAAGAGATGCTTATTTTGATTTGGGTGTAGATAAGAAAAATGAATTTCGTTTCAGAATCGGACAGAGTAAGATCCCCTATGGTTTTGAGAATATGCAATCAAGTCAAAACCGTTTACCACTAGATCGAAACGATGCATTGAACAGTGCTGTAGCAAATGAGCGTGATATTGGTGCATTTTTTTACTGGGCTCCTACGGAACAAAGAGAACTGTTCTCTTCACTGGTAAGAGATGGTTTAAAAGGATCTGGTGATTACGGTGTTTTTGCGTTTGGTGTGTACAATGGACAAACTGCCAACAGACCGGAACAAAATGATAAACTACATGTGGTTACCCGTTTTTCCTATCCTATGAAAATTGGAGACCAGATCATCGAACCCGGCATTCAGGCTTATACAGGCCAATATGTAGTAACAAGAGATCAAATCTCTGCCGGTACTAAATTCAGAGCCGATCGTAATTACCTTGATCAGCGTGCTGCAGCTACATTTGTATTGTATCCGAAACCCTTTGGTATCCTTACTGAATATACGATCGGTAAAGGACCTGAATTCAATCCGGCTACTGATTCTATTGAGACAAGGTCTTTACATGGCGGCTATATCACATTGTCTTATATGCTGAAGAATAAAGAGCAGGTCTATATCCCTTTTATCCGTGCACAATACTACAACGGGGGTAAGAAACATGAGTTAGATGCACGCAGTCACCGTGTGAGAGAACTGGAAATTGGTGTAGAATGGCAGCCTGTAAAACAGTTTGAATTAGTAGCGATGTATACAATCTCTTCCCGCAGGTATGAAGATTTTACTTTGCAGAATAATTTACAACGCGGGAATTTACTTCGATTACAAGCGCAAATTAATTTCTAA
- a CDS encoding DUF1801 domain-containing protein, producing the protein MAEIKTKPGQENITDFLNTITPENKKKDAFQLLALFEKITGLAPQLWGGAIVGFGKYEYQQKGGQKGEWFLAGFSPRKSNISIYTMAGFEQYESLLKQLGKHKTGMGCLYINKLADIDITVLEQIARSSFEEIKKKSTTLVRY; encoded by the coding sequence ATGGCCGAGATCAAAACCAAACCCGGACAGGAAAACATCACCGATTTCCTGAATACTATCACACCTGAAAATAAAAAGAAAGACGCTTTTCAGTTATTGGCACTCTTTGAAAAGATCACAGGTCTAGCTCCTCAGCTCTGGGGCGGCGCCATTGTTGGATTTGGCAAGTATGAATATCAGCAAAAGGGTGGACAAAAAGGCGAATGGTTTCTGGCAGGATTCTCTCCACGCAAATCAAACATCAGCATCTATACCATGGCCGGTTTTGAGCAATATGAATCATTACTGAAACAATTGGGCAAACATAAAACAGGCATGGGTTGCTTGTACATCAATAAACTAGCAGATATTGATATTACAGTTTTAGAACAGATCGCCCGCTCCTCTTTTGAAGAGATAAAGAAAAAATCAACTACACTTGTTCGTTACTGA